The following proteins come from a genomic window of Myroides odoratus DSM 2801:
- a CDS encoding T9SS type B sorting domain-containing protein, which translates to MKRITVLFFFLLSVYFSYGQEITIGTGSIAQEYPLSNYYGYQRSAALYTAAEINQTGFINKLAWDIGKLGDSRPVKIYLKVVETDTLVAANWATLTTGATLVYNGSFVPKNTTGYRTINLDRSFNYVGGTKSVLVLVETNAGGAGIDEAEGLLIKASASTNRHLTTRVDNTSASGNLSFVSSRPNIKMIFGPEITCYGIHAVIDTVKAKSISFSITSQTTTTSFSYEIRTSGNPGSGATGLTASGTITDMTTQPFVVRGLTQLTDYTLYVRANCANSQNSLYSEGLDFSTPLDIVQLPFTENFEDETHFYYVNDTNNKWYIDSAVNNGGTKALYISKDAGLTNTYNNVGVQVSHAFMNVEIPEGAEDLEISFDWRCLGQTGLKDYFRVWLVPMTYTPTVRSQITANATRIQIGREQYYDNAVFLNERAFIHVAPFAGQQMRIVFEWKQDSSGGEDPPAAIDNLNIKPYFCKKVASNTIQVSNITTTEGTVSWTSTTAQSYEVYLTEAPHAPASVIPPTGNNGILASTNTTTHTFTNLKSGTQYLVWVRAKCEPNKLSVWDGPKILATDMKLEELPYSEDFEGVTNFEYKKNDSKNKWFVGSAVNNGGSKALYISENYGLTNTYNVTGIQVSHVYKDFKIPAGTQEVKVNFDWRCVGEGTISDYFRVWVVPQNYTPSVGTQIAVGTNRIRLGSAQFNGRDTFKSEEIIFDATAYAGQNVRLVFEWRQDNTGGNQPPVAIDNLKVEAKSCVAPTNFRVIETRGTTAKVAWTRVPRQNRFEIYYSTVNTPPGETVTGSIITTQNPYTITGLTERTTYYVWIRTVCGENNRSFWKPLTINTGQIPADMPFNEDFEGGGNWDFQSPALNKWVVGTAVNNGGNESLYVSENEGVTNSYDVNVATVAHAYRDIAIPMGTAESNLSFDWRCMGEGTTTKRDYFKVWLVPNTFTPIVGQQITAAADHIQVGGMFNQQGTFTNYIIQNIDLIQFQGRVMRLVFEWRQDANGGDQPPGAIDNIRIEKGVCPKVRNLQAEAIENASPQSALLTWDSFGNETQWEVIIFELEDPTVPNNTTPGGIIVNQTSYVFRDPDPTNPAPRFYKFYVRPVCDGDGGGATKKWTGPAAISFIPPPGCAKVKADIEFTEIEGLEQNEKGEYIICEKGTFDFKLGASYYDIKRTERYKVEPIEYKPPFPFKGGDAINLTRDDAWSEVIDLGFNFCFFGNSYNKVLIGTNGMITFSIRDVVPGGRYIPLDGSGYSYTAAHQIPIDRGGTTSPPYVNAIHGVMQDMEPDNSPADYSVNYQIMGKAPCRTLVFNMYHMGLFDRFSCPYFPEDVETATTTAQIVLYEGSNIIEVYVKNRKACTGFNNGSGLIGIQNADGTVGYAPPGRNSGPWDAQNEAWRFSPDAESTAEFLWEKDDEFFSTDAEIDIQVDKTVKYTAKAIYQICGEEETIMTKEFIFLKEDFEIGQVKDLVQCTKKPGEENIFDLRDAYPDIYGNLDPTRYVLKFYETEEDRAADRASLPDIVKYKGSNKPIFIKLTNKLTGCIEYKTFRLTVDKPLPVTILEDKSVCGSYLLPKLAEGEAYYTKPYGEGIKYEGGAIFSEIGTHDIYVYKVDEKGCFGQSQFVLEVVEQIVADRIANMVLKCEVYSLPALSEYNKYYTLPNGEGEELPAGTIIYEPTTIYIFATLEGEKGAVCVDQSSFTIDFEECPIPKGISPNGDGINDALDLSGYGVSKIQIFNRNGMEVYSQGLYQSEWKGQDKSGNKLPSGTYFYVIVANGEMKSGWIQLSY; encoded by the coding sequence ATGAAAAGAATTACAGTGCTTTTCTTTTTCTTGCTGAGTGTATATTTCAGCTACGGACAAGAAATAACGATTGGCACAGGTAGCATTGCTCAAGAGTATCCTTTGTCCAATTATTACGGTTATCAACGTTCAGCGGCATTATATACTGCAGCTGAAATTAATCAAACCGGTTTTATTAATAAATTAGCTTGGGATATTGGAAAGCTGGGTGATAGTAGACCTGTGAAAATATATTTAAAAGTAGTAGAGACGGATACTTTAGTTGCAGCGAATTGGGCAACTTTGACAACTGGCGCTACTTTGGTCTACAATGGTAGTTTTGTTCCAAAAAATACGACAGGCTATCGTACAATTAATTTGGATCGAAGTTTTAATTATGTTGGAGGTACTAAAAGTGTATTGGTTTTAGTCGAAACAAATGCTGGTGGAGCTGGAATTGATGAAGCAGAAGGATTGCTCATTAAAGCTTCTGCAAGTACAAATCGACATTTGACCACTAGAGTAGATAATACCAGTGCATCAGGTAATTTGTCTTTTGTTTCGAGTAGACCTAATATTAAAATGATATTTGGCCCAGAAATTACATGTTATGGTATTCATGCTGTAATCGATACAGTAAAAGCGAAAAGTATCAGTTTTTCTATTACTTCTCAAACAACGACAACGTCTTTTTCATATGAAATAAGAACATCTGGTAATCCAGGTTCAGGAGCAACAGGTTTGACAGCATCTGGAACGATTACAGATATGACTACACAACCCTTTGTTGTAAGAGGGTTAACTCAACTAACAGATTATACTTTATATGTTCGTGCTAATTGTGCGAACAGCCAAAATTCGTTGTATAGTGAAGGGCTTGATTTTTCAACACCTTTAGACATTGTTCAACTACCTTTTACTGAGAATTTTGAAGATGAAACACATTTTTATTACGTTAATGATACAAATAATAAATGGTATATTGATAGTGCTGTAAATAATGGAGGAACAAAGGCACTTTACATAAGTAAAGATGCAGGATTGACTAATACATACAATAATGTTGGGGTTCAAGTTTCCCACGCCTTCATGAATGTTGAAATTCCAGAAGGTGCGGAAGATTTAGAAATTAGCTTTGATTGGCGCTGTTTAGGGCAAACGGGACTAAAGGATTATTTTAGAGTTTGGTTAGTTCCCATGACATATACGCCAACAGTTCGATCCCAGATTACAGCTAATGCTACTAGAATTCAAATCGGAAGAGAACAATATTACGATAATGCAGTTTTCTTGAATGAAAGAGCTTTTATTCATGTTGCTCCATTTGCAGGACAGCAAATGCGCATAGTTTTTGAGTGGAAACAGGATTCAAGTGGGGGAGAAGATCCACCTGCTGCGATTGATAATTTAAATATTAAACCTTATTTCTGTAAAAAAGTTGCGAGTAATACGATTCAAGTTTCTAATATAACGACAACTGAAGGAACCGTTAGTTGGACTTCAACTACTGCTCAATCGTATGAGGTGTATTTAACCGAAGCTCCTCATGCTCCAGCAAGTGTTATACCTCCTACAGGTAATAACGGGATTCTAGCATCAACGAATACTACAACACATACCTTTACTAATTTAAAATCTGGAACTCAATATTTAGTCTGGGTACGTGCAAAATGTGAACCAAATAAACTAAGTGTTTGGGATGGTCCTAAAATCTTAGCGACAGACATGAAATTAGAGGAGTTGCCTTATAGCGAAGATTTTGAAGGGGTAACTAATTTTGAGTATAAGAAAAATGATTCAAAAAATAAATGGTTTGTTGGATCAGCAGTGAATAACGGTGGTTCAAAAGCGTTGTATATTAGTGAAAATTATGGATTGACCAATACCTATAATGTTACAGGAATTCAAGTCTCTCATGTGTATAAAGATTTTAAAATACCTGCAGGAACCCAGGAAGTGAAAGTGAACTTTGATTGGCGTTGTGTAGGAGAAGGTACAATATCGGATTATTTTAGAGTTTGGGTAGTTCCTCAGAATTATACTCCTTCTGTAGGGACGCAAATTGCAGTGGGTACGAATAGAATTAGATTGGGCAGTGCACAGTTTAATGGAAGAGATACTTTTAAAAGTGAAGAAATTATTTTCGATGCGACAGCTTATGCCGGTCAAAATGTACGTTTAGTATTTGAATGGAGACAAGATAATACAGGTGGTAATCAGCCTCCAGTGGCTATTGATAACTTAAAAGTTGAAGCAAAAAGTTGTGTTGCACCAACAAATTTTAGAGTAATTGAAACGCGTGGAACTACGGCTAAAGTAGCTTGGACAAGAGTGCCGAGACAAAATAGATTTGAAATTTACTATTCGACAGTAAATACACCGCCGGGTGAAACTGTTACGGGGTCAATTATTACGACTCAAAATCCGTATACAATAACGGGATTAACGGAGAGAACAACATATTATGTTTGGATTAGAACCGTTTGTGGAGAAAACAACAGAAGCTTCTGGAAACCTCTTACAATCAATACAGGACAAATCCCTGCCGATATGCCTTTTAATGAAGACTTTGAAGGGGGAGGTAATTGGGATTTTCAAAGTCCAGCATTGAATAAATGGGTGGTTGGTACAGCTGTAAATAATGGTGGAAACGAATCTCTTTATGTTAGTGAAAATGAAGGTGTTACAAATTCATATGATGTAAATGTTGCAACAGTCGCTCATGCCTATCGAGATATTGCTATTCCAATGGGAACAGCTGAATCTAATTTAAGTTTTGATTGGCGTTGTATGGGAGAAGGAACAACAACAAAACGTGATTATTTTAAAGTATGGTTGGTACCAAATACGTTTACTCCAATTGTAGGGCAACAAATTACTGCAGCAGCGGATCATATTCAAGTGGGTGGGATGTTTAACCAGCAGGGAACATTTACTAATTATATAATTCAAAATATTGATTTAATCCAATTTCAAGGACGCGTAATGCGATTAGTTTTTGAATGGCGTCAAGATGCAAATGGTGGAGATCAACCTCCAGGCGCTATTGACAACATAAGAATTGAAAAAGGAGTTTGCCCGAAAGTTAGAAACCTTCAAGCAGAAGCAATTGAGAATGCTTCTCCTCAAAGCGCATTGTTAACTTGGGATTCCTTTGGTAACGAAACGCAGTGGGAAGTAATCATTTTCGAATTGGAAGATCCTACAGTTCCTAATAATACGACACCAGGAGGGATTATTGTAAACCAAACGAGTTATGTGTTTAGGGACCCAGATCCAACAAACCCAGCGCCTCGTTTTTATAAATTTTATGTTCGTCCAGTTTGTGATGGTGATGGTGGTGGAGCTACAAAAAAATGGACAGGACCTGCTGCCATATCTTTTATTCCTCCTCCAGGTTGTGCGAAAGTAAAAGCAGATATTGAATTTACAGAAATTGAAGGATTGGAACAGAATGAAAAAGGAGAGTATATTATTTGCGAGAAAGGAACATTCGATTTTAAATTAGGAGCTTCATACTATGATATTAAAAGAACGGAACGATATAAAGTAGAACCAATTGAATATAAACCACCTTTCCCTTTCAAAGGAGGAGATGCTATTAATTTGACCCGAGATGATGCATGGTCAGAGGTTATTGATCTTGGGTTTAACTTCTGTTTCTTTGGAAATAGCTACAATAAAGTTTTGATTGGAACGAATGGAATGATAACCTTTAGTATCAGAGATGTAGTGCCAGGAGGAAGATATATACCACTAGATGGTTCTGGTTATAGCTATACTGCGGCTCATCAAATACCGATTGATAGAGGAGGGACAACTTCTCCTCCATATGTGAACGCTATTCATGGAGTGATGCAGGATATGGAGCCAGATAATTCACCAGCTGACTATTCTGTGAATTATCAAATTATGGGTAAAGCCCCTTGTCGTACTTTAGTATTTAATATGTATCATATGGGGTTGTTTGATAGGTTTAGCTGTCCTTATTTTCCAGAAGATGTGGAAACAGCAACAACAACCGCACAAATAGTACTGTATGAGGGAAGTAATATTATAGAGGTTTATGTTAAAAATAGAAAGGCATGTACTGGATTTAATAATGGTAGTGGTCTGATTGGTATTCAAAATGCAGATGGAACTGTAGGTTATGCCCCTCCGGGTAGAAATTCAGGTCCATGGGATGCTCAAAATGAAGCGTGGCGTTTTTCTCCAGATGCTGAATCAACAGCAGAGTTTTTATGGGAAAAAGATGATGAGTTTTTCTCTACAGATGCTGAGATTGATATTCAGGTGGATAAAACAGTAAAATATACTGCAAAAGCAATTTATCAAATCTGTGGTGAAGAAGAAACGATAATGACGAAGGAGTTTATCTTCCTTAAAGAAGATTTTGAAATAGGTCAAGTGAAAGATTTAGTACAATGTACAAAAAAACCAGGTGAAGAAAATATCTTTGATTTGAGAGATGCATATCCTGATATTTATGGCAATCTTGATCCAACGCGATATGTCTTGAAGTTCTATGAAACAGAAGAAGATAGGGCTGCCGATAGGGCTTCGCTACCAGATATCGTTAAGTATAAAGGATCAAATAAACCAATCTTTATTAAATTAACGAATAAACTAACAGGATGTATAGAATACAAAACATTTAGGTTGACTGTTGACAAACCTTTGCCAGTGACTATTTTAGAGGATAAAAGTGTATGTGGGTCGTATTTACTTCCAAAATTAGCAGAAGGAGAAGCGTATTATACGAAGCCATATGGTGAAGGAATTAAATATGAAGGAGGTGCTATATTTAGTGAGATTGGTACGCATGATATTTATGTTTATAAAGTAGATGAAAAAGGATGCTTTGGTCAATCTCAGTTTGTCTTAGAGGTTGTAGAACAGATCGTTGCGGATCGAATAGCAAATATGGTGTTGAAATGTGAGGTATATTCATTACCAGCTTTGTCTGAGTATAACAAATATTATACGTTGCCAAATGGAGAAGGTGAAGAATTACCAGCGGGAACAATCATCTATGAGCCAACAACTATTTATATTTTTGCTACATTGGAAGGTGAAAAAGGAGCTGTTTGTGTGGATCAAAGTAGTTTCACTATCGATTTTGAAGAATGTCCAATTCCGAAGGGAATTTCACCAAATGGCGATGGAATAAATGATGCATTGGATTTAAGCGGCTATGGAGTTTCAAAAATTCAGATTTTTAACCGAAATGGAATGGAGGTTTATTCCCAAGGTTTATATCAGAGTGAATGGAAAGGACAAGATAAATCGGGCAATAAATTACCATCTGGAACTTATTTTTATGTCATTGTTGCTAATGGTGAGATGAAATCAGGTTGGATACAACTTAGTTATTAA
- a CDS encoding PorP/SprF family type IX secretion system membrane protein: MKKIYLTLGVLSLLSCLEVKAQQNPQYTQYMYNMSVVNPAYAGSKDAVSMGALYRKQWAGFDGAPETGTFFINSRVGKKVGVGLSFINDRIGPVTENNIYGDFSYTLELGGVHKLALGIKAGATFHSSNLFSDIGNGYTIDPDDPAFGEDSKSTLFNAGIGAYYYTDKYFIGLGVPNMIKEYYLNYDGKDYGQREIHMYLNGGYVFDLNQD; encoded by the coding sequence ATGAAGAAAATATATTTAACATTAGGAGTGCTGAGCTTGCTTAGTTGCCTTGAAGTGAAAGCCCAACAGAATCCACAATACACGCAGTATATGTATAACATGAGTGTTGTGAACCCGGCTTATGCAGGATCGAAGGATGCTGTATCTATGGGAGCTTTGTACCGCAAACAATGGGCTGGTTTTGATGGAGCACCTGAAACAGGAACTTTTTTCATCAACAGTCGAGTAGGGAAGAAAGTTGGTGTTGGTTTGTCTTTTATCAATGACCGCATCGGGCCAGTTACGGAGAACAATATTTACGGGGATTTTTCTTATACTTTGGAACTAGGTGGCGTTCATAAATTAGCCTTGGGTATCAAAGCAGGCGCTACGTTTCACAGTTCTAATTTGTTTTCTGATATTGGAAATGGTTATACCATTGATCCGGATGACCCTGCATTTGGAGAAGACAGCAAGTCTACTCTTTTCAACGCAGGTATTGGGGCGTACTACTATACGGATAAATACTTTATCGGTTTAGGAGTTCCTAATATGATAAAAGAATACTATTTGAACTACGATGGGAAGGACTATGGTCAGCGCGAGATTCACATGTATTTGAATGGAGGTTACGTCTTTGATCTGAATCAAGATT
- a CDS encoding OmpA family protein gives AVEVPLNRKGGRQLVNVGLRPIEVIVTKDEIILGDVYFEFDRFNITQQGAIELDKLVKVMKRNPQMRIKVGSHTDNRGSATYNQKLSENRAKTTVQYVLSKGIEAYRLESQGYGPSVPKIDCKANCTEEEHAINRRSEFVILK, from the coding sequence GCTGTAGAAGTTCCATTGAACCGCAAAGGAGGTCGTCAGTTAGTTAATGTAGGCTTGCGTCCGATTGAGGTAATTGTGACTAAAGATGAGATAATCTTAGGTGATGTTTACTTCGAGTTTGACCGTTTCAACATTACCCAACAAGGGGCAATCGAATTAGATAAGTTGGTGAAAGTAATGAAGCGCAATCCACAGATGCGCATCAAGGTAGGTTCGCATACGGATAACCGCGGAAGTGCGACGTACAACCAGAAGTTATCAGAGAATCGTGCAAAAACAACAGTTCAATATGTGTTGTCAAAAGGCATTGAAGCTTACCGATTAGAGTCACAAGGTTATGGACCAAGTGTACCGAAGATTGATTGTAAAGCGAACTGTACAGAAGAAGAGCACGCAATCAACAGACGTAGTGAGTTTGTAATACTCAAGTAA